A single region of the Chloroflexota bacterium genome encodes:
- a CDS encoding nitroreductase family protein translates to MEVLEAIRTRRSIRKYKSDPVDDKTLETVLEAARQAPSWANTQCWRFVVVRNAETRGKLSDTLSETNSARDAVSNAPIVIVACAEMEKAGYKGGQVTTDKGDWFMFDVALAMHNLVLAAHDVGLGTVYVGLFDAKKAAGILSVPEGYCVVAITPLGYPDEIKEPRPRKELGEIVHYDKWNDK, encoded by the coding sequence ATGGAAGTCCTAGAAGCAATTCGCACCCGCAGAAGTATTCGTAAATACAAATCTGACCCGGTGGATGATAAAACGCTGGAGACAGTGCTCGAAGCGGCACGTCAGGCACCATCATGGGCCAATACACAGTGCTGGCGCTTTGTGGTGGTGCGGAATGCGGAAACCAGAGGCAAACTCTCCGATACATTGAGCGAGACCAACTCGGCCAGGGATGCAGTAAGTAACGCACCTATCGTTATTGTTGCCTGCGCCGAAATGGAAAAAGCCGGCTACAAGGGTGGTCAGGTGACAACGGACAAGGGCGATTGGTTCATGTTCGACGTCGCCCTGGCCATGCATAACCTGGTGCTGGCAGCCCACGACGTCGGACTGGGGACGGTTTACGTTGGGCTATTTGACGCGAAGAAAGCTGCCGGTATCCTGTCGGTACCCGAGGGATACTGCGTGGTGGCGATAACACCTTTAGGTTACCCCGATGAAATAAAGGAGCCCCGACCGAGAAAAGAACTTGGCGAGATAGTCCATTACGACAAATGGAATGACAAATAG
- a CDS encoding transglutaminase-like domain-containing protein, translated as MKKLAPFLILLMVLVAGLTASGYAWATCSEGFHTVGNDVFDDWEISRTRAAGSDGFYQISEKGFRPVIVYESLGEEADIAYHLGEQMAEKYPDLEQRAEKIFYYVRDRVRYTPDKDQFKHDEFAQNADELADKIAQNGVGHGDCEDSAILLAVMYKGAGYRSAIAVAPGHTAAMVYLPEYKRGSIFKMNGEEGWVWAEATGRNNPLGWVDKDLIAEDLFAYEIKDERVTRVAPTEAPATIVTSGGGGSASFPVPFFSIIILLWFITRLFRRRAR; from the coding sequence ATGAAAAAACTGGCGCCGTTTCTCATTCTGCTTATGGTACTGGTCGCCGGTCTGACCGCCAGTGGTTACGCCTGGGCGACCTGCTCCGAAGGATTCCATACCGTCGGCAACGATGTCTTTGATGACTGGGAAATAAGCCGCACCCGGGCCGCTGGCTCCGATGGTTTCTATCAGATAAGTGAAAAAGGGTTCCGTCCGGTCATTGTCTACGAAAGCCTGGGCGAAGAAGCTGACATAGCGTACCACCTGGGCGAACAGATGGCAGAAAAATATCCCGACCTGGAGCAGAGAGCGGAAAAGATATTTTACTATGTGCGTGACCGTGTCCGGTACACTCCGGATAAAGACCAGTTTAAGCATGACGAGTTTGCTCAGAATGCCGACGAACTGGCGGATAAAATAGCGCAAAATGGTGTTGGTCACGGTGACTGCGAGGACAGCGCCATCCTGCTGGCCGTGATGTACAAAGGTGCTGGCTATCGTTCAGCGATTGCTGTTGCCCCCGGCCATACCGCCGCCATGGTTTATCTCCCGGAATACAAGAGAGGAAGCATCTTCAAAATGAACGGCGAAGAGGGGTGGGTCTGGGCAGAAGCCACCGGCCGCAATAATCCGCTGGGGTGGGTAGACAAGGATTTAATCGCTGAAGACCTTTTTGCTTATGAAATAAAGGATGAGCGCGTTACCCGCGTGGCGCCCACCGAAGCCCCGGCGACCATTGTTACCAGCGGGGGCGGCGGCAGTGCCTCATTTCCCGTCCCGTTCTTCAGCATCATCATACTCCTGTGGTTTATCACCCGGCTCTTCCGGCGGCGCGCTCGTTAA
- a CDS encoding flavodoxin domain-containing protein — protein MVRAIIIYESKYGNTKLVADAIAEGIRQVSAVEPAVRELGEVDPGGLAEFDAVIIGSPNHIGNATRSIRKFIDELGKINLEGKLTAVFDTYMGKDFEKAVKKMEKQISEKAPSLLLAAPGLSIKVDGMKGPITEDELPKCQDFGVRIGNQLKA, from the coding sequence ATGGTCAGGGCGATAATTATCTATGAGTCCAAGTACGGCAACACCAAGCTCGTTGCCGACGCAATTGCCGAGGGTATAAGACAGGTTTCCGCCGTTGAGCCTGCTGTTCGTGAACTCGGGGAAGTTGACCCGGGAGGGCTTGCTGAATTTGATGCCGTTATAATCGGCTCACCGAATCACATAGGCAACGCCACCAGAAGCATCAGGAAATTTATCGATGAACTTGGTAAAATCAACTTGGAAGGGAAGCTGACGGCGGTTTTCGACACCTATATGGGCAAGGACTTTGAGAAAGCTGTGAAGAAGATGGAAAAGCAGATTAGCGAGAAGGCACCGTCGCTCTTGCTGGCTGCTCCCGGGTTATCCATCAAGGTTGACGGGATGAAAGGACCAATCACGGAAGACGAGCTTCCCAAGTGTCAGGATTTTGGAGTCAGAATCGGGAATCAACTGAAAGCGTAA
- the uvrC gene encoding excinuclease ABC subunit UvrC, translating to MASVLIEEQLNRLPDSPGVYLLRDAEGVILYVGKAANLRHRVRSYFGAGQKLSPKLLKMVSRVADIDFYVTSSEQEALILELNLIKRHHPRYNVRLKDDKTFPYLKINLGEEWPRVHITRRLEPDGSRYFGPFTSAKSVRQTLKVIKGIFPFRYCTRTITGTDSRACLEYHMGRCLAPCIGVVRREEYAEVIKEVVMFLEGKQDRVVRNLKDKMDRAAEALEFEKATLYRDQIQAIDRVVEGQRIAAAVSGEQDVIAFSQDGDQAYVQVFFIRNDKLTGRESFVMQGTQHEEPPQVMTGFIKQFYSSSPNIPPRLLLQYPVEDMAVLKEWLQGKRGGRVDIQVPCRGSRKHMVDIVAENARQGLEQLKIRQIATPKELEAAIDEIEKELKLPNPPLRMEAYDISDIQGKAAVGSMVVFEKGKSKPAHYRRFRIKTVSGADDYAMLQEVLRRRFKHIGAETSLPDAWAIVPDLVLIDGGKGQLNAALSAMGELGVTSVPVASLAKENEEIYVPKRFKPIVLPRSSPGLRLLQRLRDEAHRFALGYYHKVHRRESFTSAFDGIPGIGPKRKRALLKKFGSVQAIREASLEEMAAASGMTEKLARKVKESL from the coding sequence TTGGCGAGCGTACTGATTGAGGAACAATTGAACCGGTTGCCGGACAGCCCCGGCGTGTATCTGCTGCGGGACGCGGAAGGGGTAATCCTTTATGTCGGCAAGGCGGCCAATCTACGTCACCGGGTAAGGTCATATTTCGGTGCCGGCCAGAAACTGTCCCCCAAGCTGTTGAAAATGGTCTCCCGGGTGGCCGACATTGACTTCTACGTGACATCCTCCGAGCAGGAGGCGTTGATTCTGGAGCTCAACCTCATCAAACGTCATCACCCCCGCTACAACGTCAGGCTGAAGGATGATAAGACATTTCCCTACCTCAAGATAAATCTCGGAGAGGAATGGCCCAGGGTACATATTACCCGACGGCTGGAGCCGGACGGCTCGCGCTATTTCGGGCCTTTTACCAGTGCCAAGTCAGTGCGCCAGACGCTGAAAGTTATCAAGGGTATCTTTCCCTTCCGTTACTGCACCAGGACGATCACCGGTACCGATTCGCGGGCGTGCCTGGAATACCATATGGGACGATGTCTCGCGCCATGTATCGGCGTGGTGAGACGGGAGGAATACGCCGAGGTCATTAAAGAGGTCGTTATGTTCCTGGAAGGGAAGCAGGACAGGGTTGTCAGGAACCTTAAGGACAAGATGGACCGGGCGGCGGAAGCGCTGGAGTTTGAGAAAGCGACACTGTATCGTGACCAGATTCAGGCAATAGACAGGGTGGTGGAGGGGCAGAGAATCGCCGCCGCGGTCAGCGGCGAGCAGGACGTCATCGCTTTTTCCCAGGACGGAGACCAGGCGTACGTTCAGGTCTTCTTCATCCGCAATGACAAGCTGACCGGTCGAGAGAGCTTTGTGATGCAGGGCACCCAGCATGAAGAGCCGCCACAGGTCATGACCGGCTTCATAAAGCAGTTTTACAGTTCCAGCCCGAATATACCGCCCAGATTGCTGCTTCAATATCCGGTTGAAGATATGGCGGTGCTCAAGGAGTGGCTGCAGGGCAAACGTGGTGGAAGGGTTGACATCCAGGTGCCGTGCCGGGGCAGCCGGAAACACATGGTGGACATCGTTGCCGAGAATGCCAGGCAGGGACTGGAACAGCTTAAAATCAGGCAGATAGCCACACCAAAGGAGCTTGAGGCGGCCATTGACGAAATAGAAAAGGAACTGAAACTGCCCAACCCGCCGCTGCGCATGGAAGCTTATGACATCTCCGATATTCAGGGGAAAGCGGCGGTGGGGAGCATGGTGGTCTTTGAGAAAGGGAAATCGAAGCCAGCCCACTACCGGCGCTTCCGGATAAAAACGGTGTCGGGTGCCGATGATTACGCTATGCTTCAGGAGGTTCTCCGACGCAGGTTCAAACACATTGGTGCGGAAACTTCTCTACCCGATGCATGGGCAATCGTTCCCGACCTCGTCCTGATAGATGGCGGCAAGGGCCAGCTCAATGCCGCCCTATCGGCGATGGGTGAACTTGGAGTGACGTCAGTGCCGGTGGCCAGCCTGGCCAAGGAAAATGAAGAGATATATGTACCAAAGAGGTTCAAGCCGATTGTGCTCCCGCGCAGTTCCCCGGGACTCAGACTGCTGCAGCGACTTCGTGATGAGGCACATCGGTTTGCCCTGGGGTATTATCATAAGGTGCACCGCCGGGAATCATTCACCTCGGCATTTGATGGCATACCCGGCATCGGCCCCAAGCGCAAGCGTGCCCTGCTGAAGAAGTTCGGCTCGGTTCAGGCCATCAGGGAAGCATCGCTGGAAGAAATGGCGGCCGCCAGTGGTATGACGGAAAAATTAGCCAGAAAGGTAAAGGAGTCGCTGTAA
- a CDS encoding stage II sporulation protein M, translated as MSYRGWILVAVGLFAIGMALGLAMPADAADVFAEDLVALEELAKILGPFEFSTAAFIFLKNVSALLFSFIFSPLLCLVPAIALIANGGLLSFVSVIVIEQESVGLLLAGLLPHGIFELPALIIGEAAALSFGSMAIIALISKKRRGQLSPNLKQNVKYMALAFALLLPAAIIETYITPLLLG; from the coding sequence ATGAGCTACCGGGGATGGATTCTGGTTGCCGTGGGGTTGTTTGCCATCGGTATGGCGTTGGGTCTGGCGATGCCCGCTGACGCTGCTGATGTCTTTGCCGAGGACCTGGTGGCTCTTGAGGAGCTGGCTAAAATCCTCGGCCCATTCGAATTCTCCACGGCCGCTTTCATCTTTCTGAAAAACGTGTCGGCTCTGCTTTTCAGCTTCATCTTCAGCCCGCTTCTCTGCCTGGTACCCGCCATCGCGCTGATAGCCAACGGCGGGCTTCTCTCTTTCGTCTCCGTTATCGTGATAGAACAGGAATCGGTCGGCCTGCTTTTAGCGGGCCTGCTGCCGCACGGTATATTTGAGCTACCGGCGCTGATTATCGGCGAGGCGGCTGCGCTCAGCTTCGGCTCGATGGCAATCATCGCTCTTATTTCCAAGAAGCGAAGAGGCCAGCTATCCCCCAACCTTAAACAAAATGTGAAATATATGGCACTGGCCTTTGCCCTGCTGCTGCCGGCGGCCATAATTGAAACCTACATCACACCACTATTACTTGGCTAA
- a CDS encoding ABC transporter permease: protein MFAIIRKELADYVTSIRFVASFFLIIVVTVTGLVAASQGIRAANLPEGIVFLGLFTTAGTTIPIPSLTYLVSLLVPIIGITLGFDAINSERAGGTLSRVLAQPVFRDSVINGKFLAGVVILSIMVGTMLLLVAGYGLSMIGVPPTAEEIIRLFFYFFLTIVYGAFWMGLSILFSVTFRRVAASLLFSLALWLFFWIFIMLIAPGIASALAPTTGGTEAEFIRNFEVQQIVLRSSPVFLFQEATNVILVPLVRTLGVVSSSIQPYWLHNPLGLGQSILIIWPHITGLISLSAVCFAASYILFMRQEIRAT from the coding sequence ATGTTTGCCATTATACGTAAAGAGCTAGCCGATTATGTTACCAGCATCCGGTTTGTCGCTTCTTTCTTTCTGATAATCGTAGTTACTGTTACCGGGCTGGTGGCCGCCTCACAGGGTATTCGGGCAGCGAACCTGCCAGAAGGAATTGTCTTCCTGGGACTATTTACCACCGCTGGAACCACAATTCCAATTCCATCGCTGACCTACCTTGTCTCCCTGCTCGTTCCCATTATCGGTATTACCCTGGGCTTTGATGCCATAAACAGCGAGCGGGCTGGTGGTACCCTCAGCCGCGTCCTTGCCCAGCCGGTTTTCCGCGACAGCGTCATCAATGGGAAATTTCTGGCCGGTGTGGTCATCCTTTCCATTATGGTGGGAACGATGCTGCTGCTGGTAGCCGGCTACGGGTTGAGCATGATAGGGGTGCCGCCGACAGCGGAGGAAATTATCAGGCTCTTTTTCTATTTCTTCCTGACCATTGTCTACGGGGCATTCTGGATGGGACTATCGATACTTTTTTCGGTAACCTTTCGTCGCGTGGCTGCCTCGTTGCTGTTCTCGCTGGCGCTCTGGCTGTTTTTCTGGATATTCATTATGCTTATTGCTCCTGGAATCGCCAGTGCGCTTGCCCCGACTACTGGTGGCACGGAAGCGGAATTTATTCGTAATTTTGAAGTGCAGCAAATAGTGTTACGATCTTCACCAGTTTTTCTATTTCAGGAAGCTACCAATGTCATATTAGTACCACTGGTACGAACTCTGGGGGTTGTATCTTCAAGTATTCAACCTTACTGGTTGCATAATCCCCTCGGCCTCGGTCAGAGCATTCTCATCATCTGGCCCCACATCACCGGCCTGATAAGCCTCAGCGCGGTCTGCTTTGCCGCGAGCTATATCCTGTTTATGCGGCAGGAAATAAGAGCTACGTAA
- a CDS encoding 50S ribosome-binding GTPase, which produces MPANLPPQYFEAEKNFRAAKTPAEKIAALEEMLAIMPKHKGTDHLRAELRSRIAKLTQLAGKKSGAQRMSMAIEKEGAAQVAVVGLPNAGKSQLVASVTNAMPAVADYPFTTYAASPGMMPYENIQIQLIDTPPLVPQMIEWWLPPMLRRADALLMVVDLNEAPVEQMESIIEQLRQMRISIGPYEADEGILSWQRVLVAGNKADIPGTDAGFAAIETGYGEKLPLAYISARSGVGLEEMKRKVYQVLGIIRVYTKTPGQKPDMNDPIILLRGSTLADAAEAVHKDFRAKLKFARLWGSGKHDGIMVKHDHILQDGDIIELHM; this is translated from the coding sequence ATGCCGGCCAACTTGCCACCGCAGTATTTCGAGGCTGAGAAAAATTTCCGGGCGGCGAAGACCCCGGCCGAAAAAATCGCGGCGCTGGAAGAGATGCTGGCGATTATGCCCAAGCACAAGGGCACGGACCACCTCCGCGCCGAGCTAAGAAGCCGAATCGCCAAGCTGACGCAGCTGGCAGGGAAGAAGAGCGGTGCCCAGCGCATGTCCATGGCGATTGAGAAGGAAGGCGCTGCCCAGGTGGCTGTAGTCGGGCTGCCCAATGCGGGCAAATCGCAGCTTGTGGCCAGCGTAACCAACGCCATGCCGGCCGTGGCCGACTACCCTTTCACCACCTACGCTGCCAGCCCCGGCATGATGCCCTATGAGAATATACAGATTCAGCTCATCGATACCCCGCCCCTCGTGCCCCAGATGATTGAATGGTGGCTGCCGCCCATGCTGCGACGGGCAGACGCCCTGCTGATGGTGGTTGACCTGAATGAAGCGCCAGTGGAGCAGATGGAATCGATAATCGAGCAGTTACGGCAGATGAGAATCAGCATCGGTCCGTACGAAGCTGATGAGGGAATCCTGAGTTGGCAAAGGGTTCTGGTTGCCGGCAACAAGGCGGACATTCCCGGCACCGACGCCGGCTTTGCTGCTATAGAGACCGGATATGGTGAAAAACTTCCCCTTGCTTATATCTCGGCAAGGAGTGGGGTCGGTCTGGAAGAGATGAAGCGGAAGGTCTACCAGGTGCTTGGGATTATCCGCGTGTACACCAAAACACCGGGCCAGAAGCCGGATATGAATGACCCTATCATTCTGCTAAGGGGAAGCACGCTGGCAGATGCGGCCGAGGCGGTGCACAAGGACTTCCGCGCCAAGCTCAAATTCGCCCGGCTGTGGGGGTCCGGGAAGCATGATGGCATCATGGTCAAGCACGACCATATACTGCAGGACGGCGATATAATCGAGCTGCATATGTAG
- the xerD gene encoding site-specific tyrosine recombinase XerD has product MKEEINSFLNYLTVEKGFSGNTIDAYRNDLQQLASFAGEEAAKEGSIPSWENFNRQVMLAYMLNLKERNYAATTIARKVAATRSFFSFLKSEGIIKIDPTENMSSPSVGKSLPKPITISQVRQLLEQPAKSNTLEARRDKAMLELLYASGMRISELVNLNLGDVNTDEGYVRCFGKGNKERIVPIYEQAARLVKEYTEETRPKLAHKKDAVALFLNPRGDRLTRQGFWQKLKEYAKSAGLDARISPHTLRHSFATHMLSGGADLRAVQELLGHANISTTQVYTHLTSEHVRRTYERSHPRAK; this is encoded by the coding sequence GTGAAAGAAGAAATCAACAGCTTTCTTAATTATCTGACCGTGGAGAAAGGATTTTCCGGCAATACTATCGATGCTTACCGGAACGACCTGCAGCAATTGGCCAGCTTCGCTGGAGAAGAGGCGGCAAAGGAAGGGAGCATCCCCTCATGGGAGAACTTCAACCGCCAGGTAATGCTGGCCTACATGCTCAATCTAAAGGAGAGGAATTATGCGGCAACCACCATTGCCCGCAAGGTGGCGGCAACACGGTCTTTCTTCAGCTTTTTAAAGTCCGAGGGCATCATCAAGATTGACCCGACCGAGAACATGAGCTCGCCAAGCGTGGGGAAGTCGTTGCCGAAGCCAATTACCATCAGCCAGGTGCGCCAGCTGCTGGAACAGCCGGCCAAGTCGAACACGCTGGAAGCCAGGAGAGACAAAGCAATGCTGGAACTGCTTTACGCCTCTGGTATGCGGATAAGCGAACTGGTGAACCTGAACCTGGGCGATGTCAATACCGACGAGGGATATGTAAGATGTTTCGGCAAGGGGAATAAGGAACGTATCGTCCCGATTTACGAACAGGCTGCCCGATTAGTCAAGGAGTACACTGAGGAAACGCGCCCCAAGCTGGCGCATAAAAAGGATGCGGTGGCCCTTTTTCTCAATCCCCGCGGTGACCGCCTGACCAGGCAGGGTTTCTGGCAGAAGCTGAAAGAGTACGCCAAGTCGGCGGGTCTGGATGCCCGGATAAGCCCGCATACGCTGAGGCACAGCTTTGCCACCCACATGCTGAGCGGTGGTGCCGACCTGCGCGCCGTTCAGGAGCTGCTGGGACATGCCAATATCTCCACCACACAGGTTTACACCCACCTCACCAGCGAGCACGTCCGGCGCACCTATGAGAGGTCGCACCCGAGGGCAAAGTAA
- the fusA gene encoding elongation factor G yields MQQFGLENIRNIALLSHAGAGKTSAAEAMLFTAKAINRLGKVDDGSSTSDYDPDEIKRKISINLSLLPCPWRDAKVNLIDTPGYSDFIGEVKAGIRVSEGAVIVICAASGVEVGTEQVWGYCQETNLPRLIFVNKMERENADFFKTVNDIQARFGPTCLPIQIPIGAQNDFQGIVDLLTLKAYTGSPPKEGEIPSSLEGQVNTLREKLIESAAETEDALIEKYLGGEELTQEELTDGLRKAVVNGSVFPILAGSALQNVGINSLLDAMVDYLPSPAEREVAAVTDAKEEKIEVSDDGPLAALVFKTTADPYVGKLTYFRVYSGAIDSNSQVWNATRGSAERIGQLFLLRGKNQEPVAKIGAGDIGAVAKLNVTNTGDTLSVQNKPVKLASIVFPKPVFDEAISPKTKADLDKLGTALSRITEEDQTLRVHREPDTGETLLSGMGDTQLDVAAEKMQRKFGVGVNLSTPKVPYKETITASVPSAEYKHRKQSGGHGQYGHVIMQLEPLPHGTGNEFASRVVGGTVPKNYIPAVEKGFQEAIQDGVLAHHPVVDVKATLYDGSFHPVDSSEICFKIAGAQAMKKGLSQGQPILLEPIVNIQITIPNDLTGDIIGDLNTKRARVQGMNPSGDMNIIEAQVPLAEVLRYAIDLKSMTQGRGTYTMEFSHYEEVPAQISQRIIAQKAEEKA; encoded by the coding sequence ATGCAGCAGTTTGGTCTGGAAAACATCAGAAATATCGCCCTGCTGTCGCACGCGGGCGCGGGAAAAACATCGGCTGCAGAAGCGATGCTCTTCACCGCCAAGGCAATCAATCGACTGGGCAAAGTTGACGACGGGTCAAGCACCTCGGACTATGACCCCGATGAAATAAAGCGCAAGATAAGTATCAACCTGAGCCTGCTCCCCTGCCCGTGGCGAGATGCCAAAGTCAACCTCATTGATACTCCCGGCTACAGCGACTTTATCGGTGAGGTGAAGGCGGGAATCCGGGTCAGCGAAGGCGCCGTCATCGTCATCTGCGCCGCCTCAGGCGTGGAAGTGGGCACCGAGCAGGTCTGGGGATACTGTCAGGAAACCAATCTACCTCGCCTGATTTTCGTGAACAAGATGGAGCGGGAGAACGCCGACTTCTTCAAGACGGTGAATGACATTCAGGCCAGGTTTGGCCCGACGTGCCTGCCGATACAGATACCCATCGGTGCTCAGAACGATTTTCAGGGCATCGTCGACCTGCTGACGCTGAAAGCTTATACCGGCTCCCCGCCGAAGGAAGGCGAGATTCCATCCTCGCTGGAAGGTCAGGTGAATACCCTCCGGGAGAAGCTGATTGAGTCGGCGGCGGAAACGGAAGACGCGCTCATCGAAAAATATCTGGGCGGTGAGGAGCTTACCCAGGAGGAACTTACCGATGGGCTCCGGAAAGCCGTGGTGAACGGCAGCGTTTTCCCCATCCTGGCCGGCTCAGCACTGCAGAACGTGGGCATCAATTCGCTTCTGGACGCGATGGTAGATTATCTGCCATCCCCGGCGGAGCGTGAGGTGGCTGCGGTAACCGATGCCAAGGAGGAGAAAATCGAGGTCAGTGATGACGGGCCTCTGGCGGCGCTCGTGTTCAAGACGACCGCCGACCCATACGTCGGCAAGCTCACCTACTTCCGGGTATACAGCGGCGCCATCGACAGCAACTCTCAGGTCTGGAACGCCACCAGAGGCAGTGCCGAGCGGATTGGCCAGCTCTTCCTGTTGCGAGGTAAGAATCAGGAGCCGGTAGCCAAAATAGGTGCCGGAGACATCGGGGCGGTGGCCAAGTTGAACGTTACCAACACCGGTGATACGCTTTCCGTTCAGAACAAACCGGTAAAGCTTGCTTCCATTGTTTTCCCAAAGCCTGTCTTTGATGAGGCGATTTCCCCAAAGACCAAGGCCGACCTCGATAAACTGGGGACAGCGCTATCTCGCATCACTGAGGAAGACCAGACTCTCCGTGTCCACCGTGAACCCGACACCGGTGAGACCCTGCTTTCGGGCATGGGTGATACCCAGCTTGACGTAGCAGCGGAAAAGATGCAGCGCAAGTTTGGCGTCGGCGTGAACCTTTCGACGCCCAAGGTGCCCTACAAGGAGACCATTACCGCATCGGTACCGAGCGCCGAATACAAGCACAGGAAGCAGTCCGGAGGTCACGGCCAGTACGGCCATGTCATCATGCAACTGGAGCCCCTGCCCCACGGCACCGGTAACGAGTTCGCCTCGAGAGTTGTCGGCGGCACGGTGCCCAAGAACTATATCCCGGCGGTGGAAAAAGGCTTCCAGGAGGCGATTCAGGACGGTGTGCTGGCGCACCACCCGGTGGTGGATGTCAAGGCGACGCTGTACGACGGCAGCTTCCATCCGGTGGACTCCTCTGAAATCTGCTTCAAAATCGCCGGCGCACAGGCTATGAAGAAGGGGCTCTCCCAGGGGCAGCCAATCCTCCTAGAGCCCATCGTGAATATCCAGATAACCATCCCCAATGACCTCACCGGCGACATTATCGGCGACCTCAACACCAAGCGCGCCCGGGTACAGGGGATGAACCCGTCGGGCGATATGAACATAATCGAGGCCCAGGTACCGCTGGCAGAGGTGCTGCGCTATGCCATTGACCTGAAATCAATGACACAGGGCAGGGGCACCTACACCATGGAATTCAGCCATTACGAAGAAGTGCCGGCGCAAATCAGCCAGAGGATTATCGCCCAGAAGGCAGAGGAAAAAGCCTGA
- a CDS encoding protein-L-isoaspartate(D-aspartate) O-methyltransferase produces the protein MDLATEKARLMEHLSREIKDRRVLEAMAHIPRERFVPEESRHLAYEDIPLPIGLEQTISQPFIIALMTEALELTGAEKVLEIGTGSGYQAAILAELARYVVTVERLPKLAEKASKIIDSLGYRNIEIHLSEEALGWPEEAPYEAILVTAGAPRVPAELISQLAIGGRMVIPVGSRYLQELVKITRQKKKNRVENLGGCRFVSLIGKGAWGDE, from the coding sequence ATGGACTTGGCAACTGAAAAAGCCAGGTTAATGGAGCACCTTAGCAGGGAAATAAAGGACAGGCGAGTCCTTGAGGCTATGGCCCACATACCCCGGGAGAGATTCGTGCCGGAGGAAAGTCGCCACCTCGCCTACGAAGATATTCCACTGCCCATCGGCCTGGAACAGACCATCTCGCAGCCCTTTATTATTGCCCTGATGACCGAGGCGCTGGAACTGACCGGCGCGGAAAAGGTGCTGGAAATCGGGACGGGCAGCGGCTACCAGGCGGCGATTCTCGCGGAACTGGCCCGCTATGTGGTTACCGTGGAGCGCTTGCCGAAGCTGGCGGAGAAAGCCAGCAAGATAATCGATAGCCTGGGCTATCGCAATATTGAAATCCACCTTTCCGAGGAAGCTCTGGGCTGGCCAGAAGAAGCCCCATATGAAGCGATACTGGTTACCGCCGGCGCGCCCAGAGTGCCTGCCGAGCTAATATCGCAACTGGCCATTGGCGGACGGATGGTCATTCCGGTCGGCTCACGTTATCTTCAGGAGCTGGTGAAAATAACCCGCCAAAAGAAGAAGAACCGTGTTGAGAACTTGGGCGGCTGCCGCTTCGTCTCACTTATCGGCAAGGGCGCCTGGGGAGACGAATAG
- a CDS encoding ABC transporter ATP-binding protein — protein MSDTLAIETQELTKRYDGVTVVDHLNLQVKENEVFGLLGPNGAGKTTTILMMLGLTEPASGSVSVLGFNPTREPLQVKRQVGYLPEKVGFYENITARENLRFIADLNGISYSEASQRADEVLEMVGLTDSEIMEKTGPNRNIEKTVGKFSRGMKQRLGIAEVLIKRPKLIFLDEPTAGLDPKGINQLLDLIDGLPGMGTTVVLSSHQLYQVQRVCHNIGILAKGKMVIQGAIDTLGREALAGGRFQIEVETEEPGEKLVKVLRGIKGVVNIEVKENVLSITTDADLRREVSKAIVQNNYPLIQMKVQEFSLDDVYMKYFHEE, from the coding sequence ATGAGTGATACTTTAGCCATAGAAACGCAGGAACTGACCAAGCGCTACGATGGGGTGACCGTCGTTGACCACCTCAACCTTCAGGTGAAGGAGAACGAGGTGTTCGGATTGCTTGGCCCGAACGGCGCCGGCAAGACAACGACCATCCTCATGATGCTGGGTTTGACCGAGCCGGCTTCAGGGTCGGTCAGTGTGCTTGGCTTCAACCCCACCCGCGAGCCGCTTCAGGTCAAGCGTCAGGTTGGCTATCTTCCGGAAAAGGTGGGTTTCTACGAGAACATCACCGCGCGCGAAAACCTGCGGTTCATCGCCGACCTGAACGGCATCAGCTATTCCGAAGCAAGCCAGCGCGCTGACGAGGTGCTGGAAATGGTGGGTCTTACCGATAGCGAGATAATGGAGAAGACAGGGCCGAATCGGAATATAGAAAAAACGGTCGGCAAGTTTTCCCGGGGCATGAAGCAAAGGCTTGGCATTGCGGAAGTCTTGATTAAAAGGCCGAAACTGATTTTCCTTGATGAGCCAACCGCCGGCCTGGACCCCAAGGGTATTAACCAGCTCCTCGACCTCATAGACGGTCTGCCCGGGATGGGGACTACCGTGGTGCTTTCGTCACACCAGTTATATCAGGTGCAGCGCGTGTGCCACAACATCGGTATCCTGGCCAAGGGGAAAATGGTAATCCAGGGGGCCATTGATACGCTGGGCCGTGAAGCGCTGGCCGGGGGCCGCTTTCAGATTGAGGTGGAAACCGAGGAGCCAGGTGAGAAGCTCGTTAAGGTGCTCAGGGGCATCAAAGGTGTGGTCAATATTGAGGTCAAGGAGAATGTGCTCAGCATCACGACCGATGCCGATTTACGACGGGAGGTCTCCAAGGCCATCGTACAGAACAATTACCCGCTGATTCAGATGAAGGTCCAGGAATTCTCACTGGATGATGTTTATATGAAGTATTTTCACGAGGAATAG